From a single Oncorhynchus tshawytscha isolate Ot180627B linkage group LG33, Otsh_v2.0, whole genome shotgun sequence genomic region:
- the LOC112231076 gene encoding signal peptide peptidase-like 3 isoform X1: MAEQGYSSWAYSLVDSSQVSTFLISILLIVYGSFRSLNMDCENQEKDKDGNPVPNGAFNNGNTNNSESHIFGIQTIDSTQALFLPIGASVSLLVMFFFFDSVQVVFTICTAVLATIAFAFLLLPMCQYLTRPCSPQNKISFGCCGRFTLAELLAFSLSVMLVLIWVLTGHWLLMDALAMGLCVAMIAFVRLPSLKVSCLLLSGLLIYDVFWVFFSAYIFNSNVMVKVATQPADNPLDVLSRKLHLGPGMGRDVPRLSLPGKLVFPSSTGSHFSMLGIGDIVMPGLLLCFVLRYDNYKKQANGEAGGPGTPGRMGRVSYFHCTLIGYFVGLLTATVASRIHRAAQPALLYLVPFTLLPLLTMAYLKGDLRRMWSEPFHTKASSSRFLEV, encoded by the exons ATGGCGGAGCAAGGCTACTCTTCTTG GGCGTACTCACTCGTCGACTCCAGCCAGGTGTCCACTTTCCtcatctccatcctcctcattgtCTATGGCAGCTTCAG ATCGTTGAACATGGACTGTGAGAACCAGGAGAAGGATAAGGATGGTAACCCTGTCCCGAATGGGGCCTTCAACAATGGCAACACAAACAACAGTGAGTCTCACATATTTG GTATTCAAACCATAGACTCCACGCAGGCTCTGTTCCTGCCCATAGGAGCCTCCGTGTCTCTGCTCGTCATGTTCTTTTTCTTCGACTCTGTCCAGGTGGTTTTCACCATTTGCACCGCAG TTCTTGCGACAATTGCGTTTGCATTCCTCCTGTTGCCAATGTGCCAGTACTTGACCAGACCCTGCTCCCCACAAAACAA GATCTCGTTTGGCTGCTGTGGGCGCTTCACTCTGGCCGAGCTCCtcgccttctccctctctgtcatgctGGTGCTGATTTGGGTGCTGACGGGACACTGGCTGCTCATGGATG cTCTAGCCATGGGGTTGTGTGTGGCCATGATAGCGTTTGTGCGGCTGCCCAGTCTGAAGGTGTCTTGCCTGCTGCTGTCAGGGCTGCTCATCTATGACGTGTTCTGG GTGTTCTTCTCGGCCTACATCTTCAACAGCAACGTGATGGTGAAGGTGGCCACCCAACCGGCTGACAACCCCTTAGACGTGCTCTCCAGAAAGCTCCACCTGGGCCCTGGGATGGGCCGTGACGTCCCACGCTTGTCCCTGCCTGGCAAGCTGGTTTTCCCCAG ttccACGGGCAGTCACTTCTCCATGCTGGGGATCGGGGACATAGTGATGCCGGGGCTACTGCTGTGCTTTGTGCTGCGCTACGACAACTACAAGAAGCAGGCCAACGGGGAGGCGGGGGGGCCAGGCACACCCGGGCGCATGGGGCGCGTCTCCTACTTCCACTGCACTCTCATCGGATACTTTGTGG GCCTGCTGACTGCCACTGTGGCCTCCAGGATCCACCGTGCGGCTCAGCCTGCCCTGCTCTACCTGGTGCCCTTCACCCTGCTGCCTCTACTCACCATGGCCTACCTGAAG GGAGAC
- the LOC112231076 gene encoding signal peptide peptidase-like 3 isoform X2, translating to MAEQGYSSWAYSLVDSSQVSTFLISILLIVYGSFRSLNMDCENQEKDKDGNPVPNGAFNNGNTNNSIQTIDSTQALFLPIGASVSLLVMFFFFDSVQVVFTICTAVLATIAFAFLLLPMCQYLTRPCSPQNKISFGCCGRFTLAELLAFSLSVMLVLIWVLTGHWLLMDALAMGLCVAMIAFVRLPSLKVSCLLLSGLLIYDVFWVFFSAYIFNSNVMVKVATQPADNPLDVLSRKLHLGPGMGRDVPRLSLPGKLVFPSSTGSHFSMLGIGDIVMPGLLLCFVLRYDNYKKQANGEAGGPGTPGRMGRVSYFHCTLIGYFVGLLTATVASRIHRAAQPALLYLVPFTLLPLLTMAYLKGDLRRMWSEPFHTKASSSRFLEV from the exons ATGGCGGAGCAAGGCTACTCTTCTTG GGCGTACTCACTCGTCGACTCCAGCCAGGTGTCCACTTTCCtcatctccatcctcctcattgtCTATGGCAGCTTCAG ATCGTTGAACATGGACTGTGAGAACCAGGAGAAGGATAAGGATGGTAACCCTGTCCCGAATGGGGCCTTCAACAATGGCAACACAAACAACA GTATTCAAACCATAGACTCCACGCAGGCTCTGTTCCTGCCCATAGGAGCCTCCGTGTCTCTGCTCGTCATGTTCTTTTTCTTCGACTCTGTCCAGGTGGTTTTCACCATTTGCACCGCAG TTCTTGCGACAATTGCGTTTGCATTCCTCCTGTTGCCAATGTGCCAGTACTTGACCAGACCCTGCTCCCCACAAAACAA GATCTCGTTTGGCTGCTGTGGGCGCTTCACTCTGGCCGAGCTCCtcgccttctccctctctgtcatgctGGTGCTGATTTGGGTGCTGACGGGACACTGGCTGCTCATGGATG cTCTAGCCATGGGGTTGTGTGTGGCCATGATAGCGTTTGTGCGGCTGCCCAGTCTGAAGGTGTCTTGCCTGCTGCTGTCAGGGCTGCTCATCTATGACGTGTTCTGG GTGTTCTTCTCGGCCTACATCTTCAACAGCAACGTGATGGTGAAGGTGGCCACCCAACCGGCTGACAACCCCTTAGACGTGCTCTCCAGAAAGCTCCACCTGGGCCCTGGGATGGGCCGTGACGTCCCACGCTTGTCCCTGCCTGGCAAGCTGGTTTTCCCCAG ttccACGGGCAGTCACTTCTCCATGCTGGGGATCGGGGACATAGTGATGCCGGGGCTACTGCTGTGCTTTGTGCTGCGCTACGACAACTACAAGAAGCAGGCCAACGGGGAGGCGGGGGGGCCAGGCACACCCGGGCGCATGGGGCGCGTCTCCTACTTCCACTGCACTCTCATCGGATACTTTGTGG GCCTGCTGACTGCCACTGTGGCCTCCAGGATCCACCGTGCGGCTCAGCCTGCCCTGCTCTACCTGGTGCCCTTCACCCTGCTGCCTCTACTCACCATGGCCTACCTGAAG GGAGAC